In Acholeplasma equirhinis, the following proteins share a genomic window:
- a CDS encoding protein-export chaperone SecB, translated as MKVLNTVISTKKVSITNHNLKGNFQMHPIYTKQIEKVSDYNYILSLTFSVFNTMDHPFPVDLTATITGQFTFDNETTEEQVENFMQIPAVQILYPHLRSVVASITAASYLQPLLLPLVDARVFKNV; from the coding sequence ATGAAAGTTTTAAATACAGTCATTTCAACAAAGAAAGTTTCAATTACCAATCATAACTTAAAAGGTAATTTCCAGATGCACCCAATCTACACTAAACAGATTGAAAAAGTATCTGATTACAACTACATTTTAAGTTTAACTTTTTCGGTTTTTAACACCATGGATCATCCATTCCCAGTCGACCTAACTGCTACTATCACTGGTCAGTTTACTTTTGATAATGAAACAACTGAAGAGCAGGTTGAAAACTTTATGCAAATACCAGCTGTTCAAATACTTTATCCACACTTAAGAAGTGTTGTTGCAAGTATCACTGCTGCAAGTTATCTACAACCCCTCTTATTACCACTTGTGGATGCGAGAGTTTTCAAAAACGTATAA
- the rsmI gene encoding 16S rRNA (cytidine(1402)-2'-O)-methyltransferase — MKVQESFKDENIQLYIVSTPIGNLSDITFRALATLKSVDLILCEDTRVTIKLLRHYDISTPLESYQKFNEKEKLEEIIEFLKEGKRVALVSDAGTPLVNDPGFILVKEAIEHEIPVIAIPGASSILTSLVASGLLPQPFTFVGFLPRKQSEARFILERYKGREETLVFFESPLRISKTLEEMYDVLGDRRLVLARELTKKFETFYRGSLKTMKDAEFDTRGEYVILLEGEFKKEEMILDIVTQVNLFIEEGLSEKEALKKVAKMLGVHKSEVYKAYKIVKPE, encoded by the coding sequence ATGAAAGTTCAAGAAAGTTTTAAGGATGAGAACATTCAACTTTATATTGTCTCAACGCCAATTGGAAATTTAAGTGATATCACATTTCGTGCACTTGCAACTTTAAAATCAGTTGATTTAATTTTATGTGAGGATACAAGAGTAACCATTAAACTTTTAAGACATTATGATATTTCAACACCACTTGAAAGTTATCAAAAGTTTAATGAAAAAGAAAAACTTGAAGAAATTATTGAGTTTTTAAAAGAAGGTAAAAGGGTAGCACTAGTTTCAGATGCTGGGACTCCACTTGTAAATGATCCTGGATTTATTTTAGTTAAGGAAGCTATTGAACATGAAATTCCAGTTATTGCAATTCCTGGAGCAAGTTCAATACTCACAAGTTTAGTTGCATCAGGCCTACTTCCTCAACCATTTACATTTGTTGGATTTTTACCAAGAAAACAAAGTGAAGCAAGATTTATTTTAGAACGTTATAAAGGTAGAGAAGAAACCTTAGTTTTCTTTGAATCTCCATTACGTATTTCTAAAACTTTAGAAGAAATGTATGACGTTTTAGGTGATAGACGTTTAGTTCTAGCAAGAGAACTCACTAAAAAGTTTGAAACTTTCTATCGTGGTTCATTAAAAACGATGAAAGATGCTGAATTTGATACACGTGGTGAATATGTGATTCTACTTGAAGGTGAATTCAAGAAAGAAGAAATGATTTTAGACATCGTCACACAAGTAAACCTCTTTATTGAAGAAGGCTTATCTGAGAAAGAAGCTTTAAAGAAAGTTGCTAAGATGTTAGGTGTTCATAAATCAGAAGTTTATAAAGCATATAAAATCGTTAAACCTGAGTAG
- a CDS encoding YitT family protein gives MNKLMTFFKSEFFAKKVKPELKRTTAVVVFTIIYGFGVTWFLEASVVPMYTGGIPGIAQLLRDLIKYTFGVDMSGWEGLFLGGFIIAANIPILILGWFGVSKKFVIYSLISVLIQATMLGYIPYVDLGLSSPAQALTATILGGILVGIGAGGALRYGTSTGGLDIIAQYVALKKGQSVGFISMIMNIAIAVFGGLITSGKIFDENNMPIVAGVVISYTILRLIVSTVMIDRLHTGYQFVKVDIVTNNANEIVTDILTKIYRGVTMINVQGGYTKTDKTMIVVVISSYELTSMIQMINQVDKKAFIVCSPVKAVYGNFKKKTIA, from the coding sequence ATGAACAAATTAATGACATTTTTCAAGTCAGAATTCTTTGCTAAAAAAGTTAAACCAGAATTAAAAAGAACCACAGCGGTTGTAGTATTTACAATCATTTATGGTTTTGGTGTAACTTGGTTCTTAGAGGCATCGGTTGTACCGATGTATACAGGTGGTATTCCAGGGATTGCACAGTTACTGCGTGACCTGATTAAATATACCTTTGGTGTGGATATGTCTGGCTGGGAAGGATTATTCCTTGGGGGATTCATCATTGCAGCAAACATTCCAATTCTCATTTTAGGATGGTTTGGTGTATCCAAGAAGTTCGTTATTTACTCACTCATTTCAGTATTGATTCAAGCGACAATGCTAGGATATATTCCATATGTTGACTTAGGACTATCAAGTCCTGCGCAAGCTTTAACAGCAACGATTTTAGGTGGTATTTTAGTCGGTATTGGTGCTGGTGGTGCACTACGTTATGGTACATCAACAGGTGGACTTGATATTATTGCACAGTATGTTGCGTTAAAGAAGGGTCAATCTGTTGGATTCATCTCAATGATCATGAATATTGCGATTGCAGTATTTGGTGGTTTAATCACAAGTGGTAAGATTTTTGATGAAAACAATATGCCAATTGTTGCAGGTGTTGTCATCTCATATACTATCTTGAGACTTATCGTTTCAACGGTTATGATTGATAGATTACATACCGGATATCAATTTGTTAAAGTCGATATTGTAACCAACAATGCAAATGAAATTGTAACCGATATTTTAACTAAAATTTACCGTGGTGTTACCATGATTAATGTTCAAGGTGGCTACACTAAAACAGATAAAACAATGATTGTTGTTGTCATCTCAAGTTATGAATTAACAAGTATGATTCAAATGATTAATCAAGTTGATAAAAAAGCGTTTATTGTTTGTTCACCAGTTAAAGCTGTCTACGGTAATTTCAAAAAGAAAACCATTGCGTAA
- the gltX gene encoding glutamate--tRNA ligase yields the protein MKKVRARYAPSPTGLLHIGNARTALFNYLFARHYGGDFIIRIEDTDVARNVPGGEESQLHYLKWLGLTWDEGPDIGGPFGPYHQLKRLDLYKKYADQLLEQGLAYKDYKENSTKYAIRFKVPEGKTYVFDDVIRGRLSFDSKEVEDWIIVKDNGIPTYNFAVVIDDHFMEITHVFRGEEHITNTPKQIMVYEAFGWEVPTFGHMTIIVNENKKKLSKRDTNTVQFIGEYHKMGYLPQAMLNFLSLLGWSPTGENEILGHDELVSLFDEKRLSAAPSYFDKQKLAYINSRYMKLLSMDELKDLTRPFLVEAGIEIPSEVWFENLLAVLKDRLSYGQEIVKYYNEFFHNTFTISEEVMAEMEAFDYLPVLQLLREKFEALDFNDADLINQTIGSVGKELNVKGKGLFMPVRIATTGEAHGPSLPVSLLLLGKEKVLSRLNQILEKKGS from the coding sequence ATGAAGAAAGTACGCGCAAGATACGCTCCTTCACCAACTGGTCTATTACATATTGGTAATGCAAGAACTGCATTATTTAATTATTTATTTGCAAGACACTATGGTGGTGACTTCATTATTCGTATTGAAGACACTGACGTTGCAAGAAACGTTCCTGGTGGAGAAGAGTCACAATTACATTATTTAAAATGGTTAGGTTTAACCTGGGATGAAGGTCCAGATATTGGTGGGCCTTTTGGACCATATCATCAATTAAAGAGATTAGATTTATATAAAAAATATGCAGACCAATTATTAGAACAAGGTCTAGCTTACAAGGACTATAAAGAAAATAGTACAAAGTATGCAATTCGCTTTAAAGTTCCTGAAGGTAAAACATATGTTTTCGATGATGTCATTCGTGGACGTTTATCATTTGATTCAAAAGAAGTTGAAGACTGGATCATTGTAAAAGACAATGGTATTCCAACTTATAACTTCGCTGTTGTTATCGATGATCACTTCATGGAAATCACCCATGTATTTAGAGGTGAAGAACATATTACAAATACACCTAAACAAATCATGGTATATGAAGCATTTGGATGGGAAGTCCCAACATTTGGTCATATGACAATTATTGTGAATGAAAACAAGAAGAAATTATCTAAACGTGATACCAATACAGTTCAATTCATTGGTGAATATCACAAGATGGGATATCTACCACAAGCAATGCTTAATTTCTTAAGCTTACTTGGTTGGTCACCAACTGGTGAAAACGAAATTTTAGGTCATGATGAGCTTGTCTCATTATTTGATGAAAAACGTTTATCAGCAGCACCTTCATATTTTGATAAACAAAAGTTAGCATATATCAACTCAAGATATATGAAACTATTATCAATGGATGAATTAAAAGATTTAACAAGACCATTCTTAGTAGAAGCTGGAATTGAGATTCCATCTGAAGTATGGTTTGAAAATTTACTTGCTGTATTAAAAGATCGTCTATCTTATGGTCAAGAAATTGTTAAATACTATAATGAGTTCTTCCATAATACATTCACTATTAGTGAAGAAGTTATGGCCGAAATGGAAGCATTTGACTATCTTCCTGTGTTACAATTATTAAGAGAAAAGTTTGAAGCACTTGATTTTAACGACGCAGACCTAATTAACCAAACCATTGGTTCAGTAGGTAAAGAGCTTAATGTTAAAGGTAAAGGACTCTTCATGCCAGTTCGTATTGCAACAACTGGTGAAGCACATGGCCCAAGTTTACCTGTTTCTCTCCTACTCTTAGGAAAAGAAAAAGTACTCAGCCGTTTAAACCAAATTCTAGAGAAAAAAGGGAGTTAA
- a CDS encoding DUF2779 domain-containing protein, with translation MSKLINKISKTRFINGINCPRFFPLFEIYKKKQQATVAFKEDLSDLMEEENMNNIKMLLQSMYEEAEDEDGDITEIDKINVTDEQLEVMMPYYKKIETYSAVLAEHLFNAPVIHDFDTKKQKMVEAEIGDYKFYSFLDGYQETDKNIHIIESKATTTNKFYKLTYKSEDGEKLPIFEESPSGILMTREALGLPVDGTYYKQIEKMLNRLHDAGSYIYDLTYQRYVIEHGAKLDKPVRYFLSVLNSEYIFDGVYKDNEPDFMKDLGENQFIMRLIDVTDLTEKFLASFQMDVDTVIDRLDHMTYDLENPGPLCPRKGKHKCMFHDICYAHVPKKNSVFTYKFNHLGFKDEQGEKHSTEDLINMGMKKVLDVPYNWLQRPINQIQYNVVSTQEPHMNKKRIAEIISKMQYPLYHLDFESFPCPLPRFKGEKPYTQSLFQFNLHIEHAPGVCDKDKDSYYYLATDAKDQREALCKAMVDLIGDIGTVIAWNDSFETTRMKELATYFPQYKAKLDSMIARTFDLMYILSGSYHKIYPKWGLSEMKEVNYYHEDLQGSYSIKKVLPIFVPSLSYKNLEIGNGTQALVTYAKFPRMTPKEFKQKYDALVTYCKQDTWAMVEILNSLRKMVQSV, from the coding sequence ATGTCAAAACTCATCAATAAGATTTCAAAAACTAGATTTATCAATGGGATTAACTGTCCTAGATTTTTTCCGCTTTTTGAAATTTATAAAAAGAAACAACAAGCAACTGTCGCATTCAAAGAAGATTTATCCGATTTAATGGAAGAAGAAAACATGAATAACATCAAGATGCTACTTCAATCAATGTATGAAGAAGCAGAAGATGAAGATGGCGATATAACTGAAATTGATAAGATCAATGTAACAGATGAACAGCTTGAAGTGATGATGCCTTATTATAAGAAAATAGAAACATATTCTGCAGTTTTAGCAGAACATCTTTTTAATGCACCAGTTATCCATGATTTTGATACAAAGAAACAAAAGATGGTCGAAGCTGAAATTGGTGATTATAAATTCTATTCATTCTTAGATGGTTATCAAGAAACAGATAAAAATATCCATATCATTGAATCAAAAGCAACCACTACGAATAAATTTTATAAATTAACATATAAGTCTGAAGATGGTGAAAAACTACCTATCTTTGAAGAATCACCATCAGGTATCCTAATGACAAGAGAAGCACTTGGATTACCTGTTGATGGTACATACTATAAACAAATTGAGAAAATGTTAAATAGACTCCATGATGCAGGAAGTTATATTTATGACTTAACATATCAAAGATATGTCATAGAACACGGTGCAAAACTAGATAAACCTGTTAGATATTTCTTATCTGTCTTAAATAGTGAATATATCTTTGATGGTGTATATAAAGATAATGAACCGGATTTCATGAAAGATTTAGGTGAAAATCAATTTATCATGCGACTGATTGATGTCACTGACCTTACTGAAAAGTTTTTAGCATCTTTCCAAATGGATGTTGATACTGTCATTGACAGATTAGATCATATGACATATGACCTTGAAAATCCAGGTCCATTATGTCCACGTAAGGGTAAACATAAATGTATGTTCCATGATATTTGTTACGCGCACGTACCTAAAAAGAATAGTGTCTTCACATATAAGTTTAATCATTTAGGTTTTAAAGATGAACAAGGTGAAAAACATTCAACTGAAGATTTAATTAATATGGGGATGAAGAAAGTCTTAGACGTCCCATACAATTGGCTACAAAGACCAATTAATCAAATTCAGTATAATGTGGTAAGTACACAAGAACCACATATGAATAAAAAAAGAATTGCTGAAATTATTTCTAAAATGCAATATCCTTTATACCACTTAGATTTTGAATCCTTCCCATGCCCATTACCGCGCTTTAAAGGTGAAAAACCATATACACAATCTTTATTCCAATTTAACTTACATATTGAGCATGCACCAGGGGTTTGTGATAAGGATAAGGACAGTTATTACTATCTTGCAACAGATGCAAAAGATCAAAGAGAAGCACTATGTAAAGCAATGGTTGATTTAATTGGAGATATTGGTACCGTGATTGCTTGGAATGACTCATTTGAAACAACTCGCATGAAAGAACTTGCAACCTATTTTCCGCAGTACAAAGCCAAATTAGACAGTATGATTGCACGTACATTTGACCTTATGTATATTCTATCAGGTAGTTACCATAAGATATATCCTAAATGGGGTTTATCTGAAATGAAAGAGGTTAATTACTACCATGAAGATCTTCAAGGAAGTTACTCTATTAAGAAAGTATTACCAATCTTTGTACCTAGTCTAAGCTATAAAAATTTAGAAATTGGTAATGGTACACAGGCACTTGTTACATATGCTAAATTCCCGAGAATGACACCAAAGGAATTTAAACAAAAGTATGATGCTTTAGTTACTTATTGTAAGCAAGATACTTGGGCGATGGTTGAGATTCTTAACTCATTAAGAAAGATGGTTCAAAGCGTTTGA
- a CDS encoding Mini-ribonuclease 3 translates to MNGLSLAFLGDAYYELWVRKYLLSLGYTKVDQLHKLKVKLTSSKAQEFMMSHFLENNLLTLEEQEAYKKGRNAAHFSRKNLSIVTYQQATGFESLVGYLSMKDEQRLEELIKIGVSLIKLG, encoded by the coding sequence TTGAACGGATTATCACTCGCCTTCTTAGGTGATGCATATTATGAACTTTGGGTTAGAAAGTATTTACTTTCATTAGGTTATACCAAAGTAGATCAACTTCATAAACTCAAAGTCAAATTAACATCCAGTAAAGCACAAGAGTTCATGATGTCTCATTTTCTAGAAAACAACCTTTTAACCTTAGAAGAGCAAGAAGCTTATAAAAAAGGTAGAAATGCTGCTCATTTTTCTAGAAAGAATTTAAGTATTGTGACATATCAACAAGCAACTGGATTTGAAAGTTTAGTTGGATATCTCTCAATGAAAGATGAACAAAGATTAGAAGAATTAATTAAAATTGGTGTTAGTTTAATTAAACTAGGGTGA
- the cysS gene encoding cysteine--tRNA ligase — MLKIYNSLTNKIEVFEPKTKNHVNMYVCGPTVYDNIHIGNGRPVVFFDVVKRYLEFRNYSVTYASNITDIDDKIINKAKDLKVSEKEIAQKYADQFFEVIKRVGAKPFDETPYATDYIPEMIEFISDLIENGFAYQVPSGVYFDVSKLKDYGVLSNRKIEDLISNVRIENESDKHDSVDFTLWKITDEGIKYDSPWGMGRPGWHTECVVMNNKLFGDNLDIHGGGFDLKFPHHENEIAQSMAHDHHHLATYWMHVGRLDFGKEKMSKSLGNDIKLKDLLENYDGGAYRLMLLAHHYRAPIAFTTELMEQYQKTYDKISNTLNKWNFKFRSMGMNTKFNIEDYQKRLNDLITLMDNDFDTPNVISLIDATVKDLNKEEDIELFIKLKGILNVLGVEPKINEPEQKDLKTYEDWLNARNNKDFAKADELRNILSQKGWI; from the coding sequence ATGTTAAAAATATACAATTCACTTACAAACAAAATAGAAGTCTTTGAACCCAAAACTAAAAATCATGTGAATATGTATGTCTGTGGACCAACAGTTTATGACAATATCCATATCGGAAATGGTCGTCCTGTTGTCTTTTTTGATGTGGTTAAAAGATACCTAGAGTTTAGAAATTATTCTGTAACTTATGCATCAAACATTACGGATATTGACGATAAAATTATCAACAAAGCGAAAGATTTAAAAGTTTCTGAAAAAGAAATTGCACAAAAATATGCAGACCAATTTTTTGAAGTGATTAAAAGAGTTGGTGCCAAACCTTTTGATGAAACACCATATGCAACAGATTATATTCCTGAGATGATTGAGTTTATTAGTGATTTAATCGAAAATGGTTTTGCATATCAAGTTCCAAGCGGAGTTTATTTTGATGTTTCAAAGCTAAAAGATTATGGTGTGTTATCAAATCGTAAGATTGAAGATTTAATCAGTAATGTGCGTATTGAAAATGAATCTGATAAACACGATTCAGTTGACTTTACATTATGGAAAATAACAGATGAAGGGATCAAATATGATTCACCATGGGGTATGGGTCGTCCGGGTTGGCATACTGAGTGTGTTGTCATGAACAATAAACTCTTTGGTGATAACTTAGATATTCATGGGGGTGGCTTTGATTTAAAGTTCCCACACCATGAAAATGAAATTGCGCAGTCTATGGCACATGATCATCATCATCTTGCAACATATTGGATGCATGTTGGACGTCTTGACTTTGGTAAAGAAAAGATGAGTAAATCTTTAGGAAACGACATTAAACTTAAAGATTTATTAGAAAATTATGATGGTGGTGCTTATCGCTTAATGTTACTAGCACATCATTATAGAGCACCGATTGCATTTACAACTGAGTTAATGGAACAATACCAAAAAACCTATGATAAAATATCAAATACACTTAATAAGTGGAACTTTAAATTTAGATCGATGGGAATGAATACTAAATTTAACATAGAGGATTATCAAAAACGTCTAAATGACCTTATTACTTTAATGGATAATGATTTTGATACACCAAATGTGATTTCCTTAATTGATGCAACCGTTAAGGATTTAAATAAGGAAGAAGATATCGAATTATTTATTAAACTTAAAGGTATCTTAAATGTTTTAGGTGTAGAACCTAAAATCAATGAACCAGAACAAAAAGACTTAAAAACTTATGAAGACTGGTTAAATGCTAGAAACAATAAAGATTTTGCAAAAGCAGATGAATTAAGAAACATTTTAAGTCAAAAGGGATGGATTTAA
- the rplM gene encoding 50S ribosomal protein L13: protein MKTFMANEGNITRKWYVVDAEGKTLGRLATVVASVLRGKHKPTYTPHVDAGDYVIIINADKIKLTGNKWNDKFYYSHSGYNGGLSKIAAKDLMDKKPTAIVEKAIKGMVPRNRLGADVLRKLFVYAGPEHKHQAQQPESLEV from the coding sequence ATGAAAACATTTATGGCAAATGAAGGCAATATCACTAGAAAGTGGTATGTCGTAGACGCTGAAGGTAAAACTTTAGGTCGTTTAGCAACAGTAGTTGCATCAGTATTACGTGGTAAACATAAACCAACTTACACTCCACATGTAGACGCTGGTGATTATGTAATTATCATTAACGCAGACAAAATTAAATTAACTGGTAACAAATGGAATGACAAGTTCTACTACAGTCACTCTGGTTACAACGGTGGTTTATCAAAAATTGCTGCTAAAGATTTAATGGACAAGAAACCAACTGCAATCGTTGAAAAAGCGATCAAAGGTATGGTTCCACGCAACAGATTAGGTGCAGATGTCCTAAGAAAACTTTTTGTTTATGCTGGTCCTGAACATAAACATCAAGCTCAACAACCAGAAAGTTTAGAGGTATAA
- the metG gene encoding methionine--tRNA ligase codes for MEKKPYYISTAIAYASAIPHIGNVYEVILADAIARYKRLTGFDVYFQTGTDEHGQKIENKAKQQDLNPQAYVDMISGEIKRIYDLVGVSYDKFVRTSDPQHKAVVQKIFDKLLKQGDIYLGKYEGWYSIADEAFLGDDEIVDGKGPSGDIPVWMSEDTYFLKLSKYQQRLLKHIEENPEFIQPESRKNEVLQNFLKEELPDLSVSRTSFKWGIPVLADNKHITYVWIDALSNYITGIGYDLENPAENFKKFWPADVHLIGKDIIRFHVIYWPIILMALGVPLPKKIFGHPWVLVDKNKMSKSVGNTLYTDKLVQHFGVDAVRYYVLHEIPYAQDGNITYELMIERTNSDLANTLGNLVNRTIGMINKYQEGMVYKVQLDQEPFEYALRDKCLALEAKVTKLMDELKVGDALEELISVARAANKYIDLSEPWNLNKNGEKEKLSHVLYSLVETIRVLAVYLQAFIPTTAASIFEQLDSKDKDFETVKSFGYYPEQKIGTAKVLFERFDPVKKLNEIIG; via the coding sequence ATGGAAAAGAAACCATATTATATATCAACAGCAATTGCATATGCATCAGCAATTCCACACATTGGTAATGTTTATGAAGTGATCTTAGCAGACGCGATTGCGCGCTATAAGAGATTAACCGGATTTGATGTGTATTTTCAAACTGGAACTGATGAACATGGTCAAAAGATTGAAAATAAAGCGAAACAACAAGACTTAAATCCACAAGCATATGTTGATATGATTTCAGGTGAAATCAAACGTATTTATGATTTAGTTGGTGTTTCATATGATAAGTTTGTTAGAACATCAGACCCACAACATAAAGCTGTTGTACAAAAGATTTTTGATAAACTTTTAAAACAAGGTGATATTTATTTAGGTAAATATGAAGGTTGGTACTCAATTGCAGATGAGGCATTCCTTGGGGATGATGAAATTGTTGATGGAAAAGGACCGAGTGGTGACATTCCTGTTTGGATGAGTGAAGATACTTACTTCTTAAAATTATCTAAATATCAACAAAGATTATTAAAGCATATTGAAGAAAACCCTGAATTCATTCAACCTGAATCAAGAAAAAATGAAGTCCTTCAAAACTTCTTAAAAGAAGAGTTACCTGATTTATCAGTTTCTAGAACTTCATTTAAATGGGGGATTCCAGTACTTGCAGATAACAAGCATATTACGTATGTATGGATTGATGCGTTATCAAACTATATTACAGGTATCGGATATGATCTTGAAAATCCTGCTGAAAACTTTAAAAAGTTCTGGCCTGCTGATGTACATTTAATTGGTAAAGATATCATTAGATTCCATGTCATTTACTGGCCAATTATCTTAATGGCATTAGGTGTTCCATTACCTAAGAAGATTTTTGGACATCCTTGGGTATTAGTTGATAAGAATAAAATGAGTAAATCTGTGGGAAATACACTTTACACAGACAAATTAGTACAACACTTTGGTGTAGATGCTGTAAGATATTATGTGTTGCATGAGATTCCTTATGCACAAGATGGTAATATTACCTATGAGTTAATGATTGAACGTACAAATTCAGATCTTGCTAATACATTAGGTAACTTAGTAAACAGAACAATTGGTATGATTAATAAATACCAAGAAGGTATGGTTTATAAGGTACAATTAGATCAAGAACCATTTGAGTATGCATTAAGAGATAAATGCTTAGCATTAGAAGCGAAAGTGACTAAGTTAATGGATGAACTTAAAGTCGGTGATGCACTAGAAGAATTAATCTCAGTTGCAAGAGCTGCCAATAAGTACATTGATTTATCAGAACCATGGAACTTAAACAAAAATGGTGAAAAAGAGAAGTTAAGTCATGTCTTATACAGCTTAGTTGAAACAATCAGAGTTCTTGCAGTTTATCTTCAAGCATTCATTCCAACAACTGCAGCATCCATCTTTGAACAATTAGATTCAAAAGATAAAGATTTTGAAACGGTTAAATCATTTGGTTATTATCCTGAGCAAAAGATTGGTACTGCAAAAGTCTTATTTGAACGTTTTGATCCAGTTAAAAAATTAAACGAAATTATAGGATAA
- the rpsI gene encoding 30S ribosomal protein S9, with the protein MAKELVQYFGTGRRKSSVARVILTPGKGQIVINGRTFEDYLPSAATRLDVLQPLTLTSNEGKFDVVANVNGGGLTGQAGAIRLGITRALMEVDADLRKTLKPAGLVTRDPRAKERKKYGLKKARKASQFSKR; encoded by the coding sequence ATGGCAAAAGAACTCGTACAATACTTTGGAACAGGCCGCAGAAAATCATCTGTAGCTCGTGTTATTTTAACTCCAGGTAAAGGTCAAATCGTTATTAACGGTAGAACTTTCGAAGATTATTTACCATCAGCTGCTACACGTTTAGACGTTTTACAACCATTAACTTTAACTTCTAACGAAGGTAAATTCGATGTTGTTGCTAACGTTAACGGTGGTGGTTTAACAGGACAAGCCGGAGCAATCCGTTTAGGTATTACAAGAGCGTTAATGGAAGTTGATGCTGACTTAAGAAAAACTCTTAAACCAGCTGGCTTAGTTACACGTGATCCACGTGCGAAAGAACGTAAAAAATACGGTCTTAAGAAAGCGCGTAAAGCATCTCAATTCTCTAAGAGATAA
- a CDS encoding tRNA1(Val) (adenine(37)-N6)-methyltransferase, with amino-acid sequence MTTRDLLGTNLTITSEVGKAFNLDTIVLSDFVRIPKGTKSILDVGCGNGAIMMYLSQKTDAKIYGAEIQAHRYEVALKNIALNNLEERLSVYHTDIKTFNPKTVFDIIVSNPPFFKVTGETKRSVDMDMEIAKHELTLNLKDLVSSVRKHIKHGGLFFMVHKADRLEDIMLTLNENEFKVKRIRFVHPTESSEPNQVLIEARYKGNGSLTVMPPLFQYKGDAYSDEMKSIYEGRSYKL; translated from the coding sequence ATGACAACGCGTGATTTACTAGGCACTAACTTAACGATTACAAGTGAAGTTGGTAAAGCATTTAATTTAGATACCATTGTTTTATCTGATTTTGTTAGAATCCCCAAAGGTACAAAGTCTATTTTAGATGTTGGATGTGGTAATGGGGCGATTATGATGTATTTATCTCAAAAGACAGATGCTAAGATTTATGGTGCTGAAATTCAAGCACATAGATATGAAGTTGCCTTAAAAAATATCGCATTAAACAACTTAGAAGAAAGACTCTCAGTTTATCACACAGATATTAAAACATTTAACCCTAAAACAGTTTTTGATATCATTGTTTCTAATCCACCTTTTTTCAAAGTTACTGGTGAAACAAAAAGAAGTGTTGATATGGATATGGAAATTGCTAAGCATGAGTTGACACTGAATTTAAAAGATTTAGTTTCATCTGTTAGAAAACATATCAAACATGGTGGTTTATTCTTCATGGTTCACAAAGCAGACCGATTAGAAGATATTATGCTAACTTTAAATGAAAATGAGTTTAAAGTTAAAAGAATACGCTTTGTGCATCCTACTGAATCAAGTGAACCTAATCAAGTTTTAATTGAAGCACGCTACAAAGGTAATGGCAGTTTAACTGTGATGCCACCACTCTTTCAATATAAAGGTGATGCTTATAGTGATGAAATGAAATCCATTTACGAAGGGAGAAGTTATAAATTATGA